A DNA window from Thermococcus sp. 4557 contains the following coding sequences:
- the hisS gene encoding histidine--tRNA ligase: protein MKVRLEKVKGTRDLLPEEMAKRRWVFERIREVFERYNFHEVLTPTFEYTELFKLRSGEEVVEQLYAFDDKGGRNLSLRPDMTSSVARLYVNGFQNAPKPVKWYYMANMFRYEEPQSGRYREFWQAGVELLGSDKVEADAEVIALFVESYLATGLEDFTVNIGDRVLLDEFAKMLGVEDDIGLMRLIDKKDKMSREDFVKALKDFGLDDEGVEKVLALVEIKGLPEEVLPKAEELFAGEAARAEIGRLYGLVDLLDAYGVSKWIRIDLGIARGFDYYTSIVFEAIAPNDLGIGSIGGGGRYDNLISVFGGKPTPATGFAIGIERLIPILEWKGLIPEPKLRPDVYVVPIGKDAELRRAAVEVTSALRAAGVKTDCELTGRKLRKALDYAGKLGVPYVVLVGKKDLAEGKVTVRDMESGEQRTVEKEKVVEVIVGIL, encoded by the coding sequence ATGAAGGTAAGGCTTGAAAAGGTTAAGGGAACGCGAGACCTGCTCCCGGAGGAGATGGCGAAGAGGAGATGGGTTTTCGAGAGAATCCGTGAGGTCTTCGAGCGGTATAACTTTCATGAGGTTCTCACGCCCACCTTTGAGTACACCGAGCTCTTCAAGCTGAGGAGCGGTGAGGAGGTTGTCGAGCAGCTCTACGCCTTCGACGACAAGGGCGGACGGAACCTCTCGCTCAGACCCGACATGACGTCCAGCGTCGCGAGGCTCTACGTCAACGGCTTCCAGAACGCCCCGAAGCCCGTTAAATGGTACTACATGGCCAACATGTTCCGCTATGAGGAACCCCAGAGCGGCCGTTACCGCGAGTTCTGGCAGGCAGGGGTGGAGCTCCTCGGAAGCGATAAAGTTGAGGCGGACGCGGAGGTTATAGCGCTCTTCGTTGAGAGCTACCTCGCCACCGGTTTGGAGGACTTCACCGTGAACATAGGCGACCGCGTTCTCCTCGATGAGTTCGCAAAGATGCTCGGCGTCGAGGACGACATAGGCCTGATGAGGCTCATAGACAAGAAGGACAAGATGAGCCGCGAGGACTTCGTTAAAGCTTTGAAAGACTTTGGGCTGGACGATGAGGGCGTCGAGAAAGTTCTGGCGCTGGTGGAGATAAAGGGCCTCCCCGAGGAGGTTCTTCCGAAGGCAGAGGAGCTTTTCGCGGGCGAGGCGGCGAGGGCCGAGATTGGCCGCCTCTACGGGCTGGTCGATTTGCTTGATGCCTACGGCGTCTCGAAGTGGATAAGGATAGACCTCGGAATAGCGAGGGGCTTCGACTACTACACGAGCATAGTCTTTGAAGCAATCGCCCCCAACGACCTCGGCATAGGCTCGATAGGCGGCGGCGGCCGCTACGACAACCTCATCTCCGTCTTCGGCGGAAAACCAACTCCGGCGACGGGCTTTGCCATCGGAATCGAGCGCCTCATTCCGATACTCGAGTGGAAGGGGCTCATCCCGGAGCCGAAGCTCAGGCCAGATGTCTACGTCGTGCCCATAGGGAAGGACGCCGAGCTGAGGAGGGCCGCCGTTGAGGTAACGAGCGCTCTGAGGGCCGCGGGCGTCAAAACCGACTGCGAGCTAACCGGAAGAAAGCTCAGGAAGGCACTCGATTACGCTGGAAAGCTCGGTGTTCCGTACGTCGTCCTCGTTGGAAAGAAGGACCTGGCGGAAGGAAAGGTCACGGTAAGGGACATGGAGAGCGGAGAGCAGAGAACGGTGGAAAAGGAGAAGGTTGTGGAGGTCATCGTTGGGATACTGTGA
- a CDS encoding NAD(P)/FAD-dependent oxidoreductase — MVSEAENGKTYDVVIIGAGPAGLFAAYELAEKGDFRVLVIEEGGNVEQRICPMYDLGYCIGCQPCHIMSGVGGAGGLSDGTINLRPDIGGDLSELTDDENYAWQLVWEVDRILLRHRSPRNLFRGNPEEIRYWEQKAAQAGVKFIPIIQRHIGSDRTPEVIADIKRHLEGRGVEFLLWTKALEFGKGWVKVKRGKNIFTISARYIIVAPGRGGADWFHDVAQRIGLEARHGPIDVGVRVEVPAIVMEPITSINHDPKFHIYTDTYDDFVRTFCTNPNGFVVEEKYDSYVGVNGHSMHEKKSNNTNFAFLTRIELTEPVEDTTAYGKSIAQLATTIGGGKPLLQRLGDLRRGRRSTWARIKRSDVEPTLRHVTPGDIAMALPHRVVTNIIEGLEKLDRVLPGVASDHTLLYAPEIKYYAMKVEVDENLETSIEGIFAAGDGAGLSRDIVNAAATGLLAARGILKKEGIFTEKDFRKPGNWRHSIETLDG, encoded by the coding sequence ATGGTTTCTGAAGCAGAAAACGGAAAGACCTACGATGTCGTGATTATAGGTGCCGGCCCCGCTGGCCTTTTCGCGGCCTACGAGCTGGCGGAAAAGGGCGATTTTAGGGTCCTTGTGATAGAGGAAGGCGGCAACGTCGAGCAGAGGATCTGCCCGATGTACGATCTCGGCTACTGCATTGGCTGTCAGCCCTGCCACATAATGAGCGGGGTGGGCGGTGCCGGCGGTCTAAGCGACGGCACGATAAACCTCCGCCCGGACATAGGCGGCGATCTGAGCGAGCTGACCGACGATGAGAACTACGCCTGGCAGCTCGTCTGGGAGGTTGACAGGATTCTCCTGCGCCACAGGTCGCCCAGAAACCTGTTCAGGGGAAACCCGGAGGAGATCCGCTACTGGGAGCAGAAGGCGGCGCAGGCGGGTGTGAAGTTCATCCCCATAATCCAGCGCCACATAGGCTCTGACAGGACGCCCGAGGTCATAGCCGACATAAAGAGGCACCTCGAGGGCAGAGGCGTCGAGTTTCTCCTCTGGACCAAGGCCCTTGAGTTCGGGAAAGGCTGGGTGAAGGTGAAGCGGGGGAAGAACATCTTCACGATCAGCGCCCGCTACATAATCGTCGCCCCTGGGAGGGGCGGAGCGGACTGGTTCCACGACGTGGCCCAGAGGATAGGGCTTGAGGCGAGGCACGGGCCGATCGACGTTGGAGTCAGGGTTGAGGTTCCCGCGATAGTGATGGAGCCGATAACGAGCATAAACCACGACCCCAAGTTCCACATCTACACCGACACCTACGACGACTTCGTTAGAACATTCTGCACCAATCCAAACGGCTTCGTCGTCGAGGAGAAGTACGACTCCTACGTCGGCGTCAACGGGCACTCGATGCACGAGAAGAAGAGCAACAACACCAACTTCGCATTCCTGACGAGGATAGAGCTGACCGAGCCGGTTGAGGACACGACGGCCTACGGGAAGAGCATAGCACAGCTCGCGACGACGATCGGCGGCGGCAAACCGCTCCTCCAGCGCCTCGGCGACCTCAGGAGGGGTAGGAGGAGCACGTGGGCACGCATAAAGAGGAGCGACGTTGAGCCGACCCTGAGGCACGTCACGCCGGGGGACATAGCGATGGCCCTGCCGCACCGCGTCGTGACCAACATCATAGAGGGGCTTGAAAAGCTCGACCGCGTTCTTCCGGGCGTTGCGAGCGACCACACCCTGCTCTACGCGCCGGAGATAAAGTACTACGCAATGAAGGTCGAGGTGGACGAGAACCTTGAGACGAGCATAGAGGGCATCTTCGCCGCCGGCGACGGTGCAGGCTTGAGCAGGGACATAGTGAACGCGGCCGCCACCGGATTGCTCGCCGCGAGGGGGATACTCAAGAAGGAGGGCATTTTCACGGAGAAGGAC
- a CDS encoding cation:proton antiporter — protein MDVFLELALILVVAKLFGYLTVRLGFPAALGQLLGGILIGPSLLNLVAYDEGVRLVAELGVVMLLFLAGLETDVEEFKNVGVPAFIVAVLGVIIPFVLGYVGALAWGYSDIQALFLGGILTATSVGLTTSILMEMKKLRSRVGTTILAAAVVDDVLGIIILTVLVAMNTKGSVYPVDVLIILGEVTLFFILGLLLGSPAVKEALRASERINLPETITAFAIAIMLIFASIAERFQLAGITGAYLAGLIVAGSAEAREVTSKTLTIGYSLFIPVFLVSIGVETDIHVLAHIGAFAGLYAVLAIAGKILGCGIGGLLTRFKGREALQIGMGMVPRMEVALIMANIGLKEGVFDRGTFSIPVSMVIITTLVTPFLLKWAFSRE, from the coding sequence ATGGACGTATTCCTGGAGCTGGCGCTGATACTCGTGGTTGCAAAGCTGTTCGGCTACCTCACGGTTCGGCTTGGCTTTCCAGCCGCCCTCGGGCAGCTCCTCGGTGGAATCCTCATAGGACCATCCCTGCTGAATCTGGTGGCCTACGATGAGGGAGTGAGACTCGTTGCCGAGCTTGGGGTCGTCATGCTCCTTTTCCTGGCGGGCCTTGAGACCGACGTTGAGGAGTTCAAGAACGTGGGTGTCCCTGCTTTCATAGTGGCGGTTCTCGGTGTCATAATACCCTTCGTTCTGGGCTACGTCGGAGCCCTCGCGTGGGGCTATTCGGACATTCAGGCACTCTTTCTCGGTGGAATCCTCACGGCCACGAGCGTCGGCCTCACCACGAGCATACTCATGGAGATGAAGAAGCTGAGGAGCCGCGTGGGAACGACGATCCTCGCCGCCGCGGTCGTCGACGACGTCCTCGGCATCATAATTCTGACGGTTCTTGTCGCCATGAACACAAAGGGCAGCGTCTATCCTGTGGATGTCCTCATAATCCTCGGTGAGGTCACCCTGTTCTTTATCCTCGGCCTCCTCCTCGGCAGTCCGGCAGTAAAGGAGGCCCTCAGGGCATCAGAGAGGATAAACCTGCCCGAGACCATAACGGCCTTCGCCATAGCCATAATGCTCATCTTCGCCTCCATAGCCGAGCGGTTCCAGCTGGCGGGCATAACCGGCGCTTACTTAGCCGGTCTCATCGTGGCAGGCAGTGCCGAGGCAAGGGAGGTGACGAGCAAGACCCTGACCATCGGTTACTCCCTCTTCATACCCGTTTTCCTCGTCAGCATAGGTGTCGAGACCGACATCCACGTTCTGGCCCACATCGGAGCTTTTGCAGGACTTTACGCGGTTCTGGCGATAGCCGGAAAGATACTCGGCTGCGGTATCGGTGGACTGCTGACCAGGTTCAAGGGCAGGGAGGCCCTGCAGATTGGAATGGGAATGGTTCCGAGGATGGAGGTCGCGCTCATCATGGCCAACATCGGACTGAAAGAAGGGGTGTTCGACAGGGGGACGTTTTCGATACCGGTCAGCATGGTGATAATAACAACGCTTGTAACGCCTTTCCTCCTCAAGTGGGCGTTCTCGAGGGAGTGA
- a CDS encoding MarC family protein → MSEWLSILSSALFMLIMIDPSDKILLVSLLREDFHIEDIKTLIVRANLIGFLLLFLFAVSGQIILQEIFHIDINALRVAGGFVLFKIGLEALESGGMLTLKREKNILALAAVPVATPLIAGPAAITTAITLTAEKGLYHATAAVFLAILMTALVMFVTLYLIKNVSKTTLGVFIRIIGMFTMAIGAQMMVQGVVGIYLLMTSAA, encoded by the coding sequence ATGAGCGAGTGGCTTTCGATACTCAGTTCGGCACTGTTCATGCTCATCATGATAGACCCGAGCGACAAGATACTCCTGGTCAGCCTCCTGAGGGAGGACTTCCACATAGAGGACATAAAGACCCTCATAGTGAGGGCGAACCTGATAGGCTTTCTCCTACTCTTCCTGTTCGCGGTTTCCGGCCAGATAATTCTCCAGGAGATATTCCATATCGACATAAACGCCCTCCGCGTCGCCGGGGGTTTCGTCCTCTTCAAGATAGGTCTCGAGGCCCTCGAGAGCGGTGGAATGCTGACCCTCAAGAGGGAGAAGAACATACTGGCTCTGGCCGCGGTTCCGGTTGCAACTCCCCTGATAGCCGGCCCCGCCGCGATAACCACCGCGATAACCCTGACCGCCGAGAAGGGCCTCTACCACGCCACCGCGGCGGTGTTCCTTGCCATCCTGATGACTGCCCTCGTCATGTTCGTGACGCTGTACCTGATCAAGAACGTCAGCAAAACGACCCTGGGCGTCTTCATAAGGATAATCGGTATGTTCACGATGGCTATTGGTGCCCAGATGATGGTTCAGGGAGTCGTGGGGATATACCTCCTGATGACTTCCGCTGCATGA
- a CDS encoding cation:proton antiporter — protein MEILLLMALMLAMAKLVGYLFERLGQPVVLGQIFGGLLIGIFFDTNPVIGQFANLGVLLLLFMAGLESELEEFKRVGKQSVVVAGLGVLVAFVFGFSVAYFFVPIHEAVLYGAMMTPTSVSITVKVLMELRRLNTREGTTILAAAVVDDVLGILILTIAISMIKGGAVNYASLAEVVVSVSLLLFFFLYFGPGLADRAFRFISRIDLPEAETAFALIFLIAFAFLAEHLNLASILGAYLTGLALGQSSRKKSIMDHMNVLGYSLFIPLFFVEVGMRIELGYILHAGAFAVLYTLAAVLSKVLGCGLGARVSGFDWNSSLRIGVGMIPRLGVELAMLAVAIGSGIIGPDALTVAILMVFVTTVITPPLLKSLYTR, from the coding sequence ATGGAGATACTCCTCCTGATGGCCCTCATGCTGGCAATGGCCAAACTCGTGGGCTACCTCTTCGAGCGCCTCGGTCAGCCGGTGGTGCTGGGGCAGATATTCGGGGGTCTCCTCATAGGGATATTCTTTGACACCAACCCGGTAATCGGCCAGTTCGCCAACCTGGGCGTCCTCCTGCTTCTCTTCATGGCCGGTCTTGAGAGCGAGCTGGAGGAGTTCAAGCGCGTTGGAAAGCAGAGCGTGGTGGTCGCGGGCCTGGGAGTCCTTGTGGCGTTCGTCTTCGGGTTCTCGGTTGCTTACTTTTTCGTCCCCATCCACGAGGCGGTTCTCTACGGCGCCATGATGACCCCGACGAGCGTCAGCATAACCGTCAAGGTTCTCATGGAACTCAGGAGGCTCAACACCCGCGAGGGGACGACGATCCTCGCCGCCGCGGTCGTCGACGACGTCCTCGGCATCCTCATCCTCACCATTGCGATATCCATGATCAAGGGCGGCGCGGTCAACTACGCGAGCCTAGCCGAGGTCGTGGTCTCGGTCTCGCTCCTCCTTTTCTTCTTTCTCTACTTCGGACCCGGCCTCGCCGACAGGGCGTTCCGCTTCATCTCGCGCATAGACCTGCCCGAGGCGGAGACCGCGTTCGCCCTGATATTTCTGATAGCCTTCGCCTTCCTTGCGGAGCACCTGAACCTCGCTTCGATACTCGGCGCCTACCTCACGGGCCTCGCCCTCGGCCAGAGCTCCAGGAAAAAGTCGATAATGGATCACATGAACGTCCTGGGGTACTCCCTCTTCATCCCGCTGTTCTTCGTCGAGGTCGGCATGAGGATAGAACTGGGCTACATCCTCCACGCGGGGGCCTTCGCGGTCCTCTACACCCTCGCGGCCGTGCTCAGTAAGGTACTCGGCTGTGGCCTCGGTGCAAGGGTCTCCGGGTTCGACTGGAACTCCTCCCTCAGGATAGGCGTCGGCATGATACCCAGGCTGGGTGTGGAGCTGGCGATGCTGGCCGTTGCAATCGGGAGCGGAATAATCGGCCCCGACGCCCTGACGGTGGCGATCCTCATGGTATTCGTCACGACGGTGATAACGCCGCCCCTCCTCAAGTCCCTCTACACCAGGTAA
- a CDS encoding HPP family protein: MDTLNAGEKSHEAKAKKIRIIHSKRRMLQLRRKEELSYNIRYISKVPVRIAMDRDFLVLHPSDSLSRLVQELRGEESSAVVTDEEGRLMGFITMKDLLHFFEPPRRYSIVGVGLLKKYSVNRASNVSDIMVRRPVTIHVDDNLGRAIKVMIETGKHHLPVVDDENRVHGVLEVKDIIRLIRIVSE; the protein is encoded by the coding sequence ATGGACACTTTGAATGCTGGAGAGAAATCCCATGAGGCCAAGGCGAAGAAGATACGAATAATCCACAGCAAGCGCAGAATGCTCCAGCTCAGGAGGAAGGAGGAACTGAGCTATAACATCCGCTACATCTCCAAGGTCCCGGTGAGGATCGCCATGGACCGGGATTTCCTCGTTCTCCATCCGAGTGATTCCCTTTCCAGGCTTGTCCAGGAGCTCCGGGGCGAAGAAAGCTCCGCGGTCGTTACAGACGAGGAAGGGCGCCTCATGGGCTTCATCACGATGAAGGACCTCCTCCACTTTTTCGAACCTCCCAGGAGGTACTCCATAGTTGGCGTTGGTCTCCTGAAGAAGTACTCTGTAAACCGTGCCTCCAACGTCTCTGACATAATGGTCAGGAGGCCCGTAACGATCCACGTCGATGACAACCTCGGCAGGGCGATAAAGGTCATGATAGAGACCGGAAAGCACCATCTCCCCGTCGTTGATGATGAGAACCGCGTCCACGGCGTCCTGGAGGTCAAGGACATAATCCGTCTGATACGCATAGTGTCTGAGTAA